Proteins found in one Salminus brasiliensis chromosome 13, fSalBra1.hap2, whole genome shotgun sequence genomic segment:
- the LOC140574692 gene encoding uncharacterized protein, with amino-acid sequence MGAKLSRRKSESAAGAEVVAAETTATEQPETAEVLAADENNEQKPDGAEVEAEPKPTEVGPEPASESGPLESVTQAVEKIVSNVSEQIVAPVEDIVNKGLGAVEAMMAAVSVKDDPTVEEAAAAAPAPAPAPAPAPAPAQDAKNNPLVDISVEAKPKIDLSISEPPEEPAQPPSEPSTVEDLLLSQPIAECLLPEPVSAATVKDVTPEAEKNPGLPSHVDTQAPLEIEESLVCMKQDAAPAEPPLNCDESADPTSLTLNSDPLVMLGDMEQAMSTAVDTVNDLI; translated from the coding sequence ATGGGAGCAAAGTTGAGTCGGAGAAAGAGTGAATCTGCTGCAGGAGCAGAGGTAGTGGCAGCGGAGACCACGGCCACAGAGCAGCCTGAAACAGCAGAGGTTTTAGCTGCGGATGAGAATAATGAGCAGAAGCCCGATGGTGCCGAGGTTGAGGCTGAACCCAAGCCCACAGAAGTGGGTCCTGAGCCGGCCTCCGAATCTGGACCTCTGGAGAGCGTCACGCAAGCTGTGGAGAAAATAGTGAGCAATGTCAGCGAACAGATTGTTGCCCCCGTTGAAGATATCGTAAACAAGGGTTTGGGGGCAGTGGAAGCCATGATGGCAGCAGTCAGCGTGAAGGATGACCCTACAGTGGAGGAGGCAgctgctgcagctccagctccagctccagctccagctccggctccagctccagctcaggATGCCAAGAATAATCCCCTGGTAGATATTTCAGTCGAGGCTAAACCCAAAATTGATTTGTCCATCTCTGAACCTCCTGAAGAACCAGCACAACCGCCATCAGAACCTTCAACCGTGGAGGACCTGCTACTGTCGCAGCCTATCGCCGAGTGCCTCCTTCCAGAGCCTGTTTCTGCAGCGACGGTTAAAGACGTTACACCCGAGGCGGAGAAGAACCCAGGCCTCCCCAGTCATGTCGATACTCAAGCACCACTTGAGATTGAGGAATCGTTGGTGTGCATGAAACAGGACGCAGCACCAGCAGAACCTCCTCTGAACTGTGATGAGAGTGCTGACCCCACATCTCTGACCCTGAACTCTGACCCGTTGGTTATGCTGGGAGACATGGAGCAGGCGATGAGCACAGCTGTCGACACTGTCAATGACCTTATATAA